In Pseudomonas abieticivorans, the genomic window TCGCACCTACGACTGGTCTCACACAGACCTGGGCGCGATATCGGATTGGGGCAGAAGTTTGCGTACTGCGGTGCAGTTCCTGCTGGCCTCACCGTTGCCCGTGGTGATGCTCTGGGGCCGCGAAGGCTACATGATTTACAACGATGCCTATTCGTTGTTCGCCGGCGCTCGCCATCCTTACCTGTTGGGCAAAGCGGTGGAGATGGGCTGGCCAGAAGTGGCCGAGTTCAACCGCAACGTGGTCGACACCTGCCTGGCCGGTGGCACGCTCACCTATTTCAGCGAAGGCTTGGTGTTGCTGCGCAACGGCCGGCCCGAAGACGTCTGGATGGACCTCTACTACAGCCCCGTGGCGGGTGACGATGAGGCGCCGGCCGGGGTGATGGCCATCGTGGTGGAAACCACTGCCCACGTGTTGTCCGAGCGCGGCCGGCAAGTGGCGGAGCAGGGCTACCGGGCCGCCGACGAACGCCTGCAACTGGCGTTGAATGCCGGGTCGCTGCTGGGCTGTTTCGTCTGGGATATTACGGGTAATCGGGTGTCGGGCGACGAGCGTTTTGCCCGCACGTTTTCGCACCCCCTCGAGCTTTCACAGGATGGCCTGCCCATTGAGGTGGTCACCGAGGTGGTGCACCCCGACGACCTCGAACGCCTGAACCTGCTGATAAATGCCGCCACGCAACAGGGTGGCCCGTTTCGCGCCGAGTACCGCATCAGTCGCCCAGAGGGCGGCTATATCTGGGTACTGGCCAGCGGGCGCTGCGAACTGGATGAGCACGGCCAACCCTTTCGCTTCCCCGGCGTGATTGTCGATATCCATGAGCAAAAGATGGCCGAGCAAGCGTTGATCGCCCTGTCACGGACCCTGGAGCAACGGGTGGCGCAAGAGGTGCGTGCGCGCTCGGCCGCCGAGGATCAATTGCGTCAATCGCAAAAGCTTGAGGCCATCGGCGGCCTGACGGGTGGGATTGCCCATGACTTCAACAACCTCTTGCAGGTGATTGCCGGCAACCTGTACCTGCTGGCCCGGCAAGAAGCCAATAACCCGGTGGTGCAAAAGCGCGTGAACGCGGCGATCACCGCGGTGGACCGCGGGGCCAAGCTGTCCTCGCAACTGCTCGCATTCGCCCGGCGCCAGCCACTGACGCCAGCGGTATACACCCTGCCGGCGCTGCACGAAGGCCTGGGCGAGTTGTTGCAACGAGCGCTGGGCGAAACCATCCACCTGGAAGTGCAGATGCCGGTCGAGCCCTGGAGCCTGCGGGTCGACCGCAACCAGTTGGAGAATGCCGTGCTCAACCTGGCCCTGAATGCCCGCGACGCCATGGGCGGCGAGGGCACGATCTGGATCAGCGGTGAAAACCGAGTGCTGGACGGTGAATTTTGCCGGGGCAAGGAACTGCACCCCGGCGACCACGTTTGCCTGACCGTGACGGACGCTGGCAGCGGCATGGCGGCAGATGTGTTGTCGCGAGCCTTCGAG contains:
- a CDS encoding ATP-binding protein, producing MDFLAHNHGCSGWSSEMAERIRTYDWSHTDLGAISDWGRSLRTAVQFLLASPLPVVMLWGREGYMIYNDAYSLFAGARHPYLLGKAVEMGWPEVAEFNRNVVDTCLAGGTLTYFSEGLVLLRNGRPEDVWMDLYYSPVAGDDEAPAGVMAIVVETTAHVLSERGRQVAEQGYRAADERLQLALNAGSLLGCFVWDITGNRVSGDERFARTFSHPLELSQDGLPIEVVTEVVHPDDLERLNLLINAATQQGGPFRAEYRISRPEGGYIWVLASGRCELDEHGQPFRFPGVIVDIHEQKMAEQALIALSRTLEQRVAQEVRARSAAEDQLRQSQKLEAIGGLTGGIAHDFNNLLQVIAGNLYLLARQEANNPVVQKRVNAAITAVDRGAKLSSQLLAFARRQPLTPAVYTLPALHEGLGELLQRALGETIHLEVQMPVEPWSLRVDRNQLENAVLNLALNARDAMGGEGTIWISGENRVLDGEFCRGKELHPGDHVCLTVTDAGSGMAADVLSRAFEPFFTTKAQGHGTGLGLSMVFGFVKQSGGFIDLTSRVGQGTRVQMFFPRSHAPQAQVHAPVDEAVTGGSETLLVVEDDALVRNAAVELLQQLGYQVHEAANGDEAMALLRGGLEVDLIFTDVVMPGVIKSTDLAHWARACTPPVPVLFTSGHTRDLIAENNEWGAEILLLSKPYSPEALASRVREALTEPRQGVGST